From Streptomyces sp. TLI_053, a single genomic window includes:
- a CDS encoding C40 family peptidase, producing MGKRRKPSPPSRARLAVLTTAMAGGVVLTAGPAQAEPAPGLASVKEEVDRLNEEAEQSIERYNGFQEKQQKLQGEASRIQEKVARGQDAMNELRTQLGGVAADQYRNGGIDPSVQLMLDSDPGAYLARAAAQNQVVDSQAALLRQALAEQRRLDQDRAEATATLGQLDQAAAALAGEKKAVQDKLAKAQALLNRLSAADRARINAQEAAATRASRSAAERPDPAVPASGRAAAAIRFAYAQLGKPYVWGATGPSGFDCSGLTGAAYRAADVKLPRVSQAQWNAGARVARADLQPGDLVFFYGDLHHVGLYIGDGKMIHAPRTGKNVEILPIDAMPYVGAVRP from the coding sequence ATGGGAAAGCGCCGCAAGCCCAGCCCCCCGAGCCGGGCCCGCCTGGCGGTCCTCACGACCGCGATGGCCGGCGGCGTCGTCCTCACCGCCGGTCCCGCCCAGGCCGAGCCCGCGCCGGGCCTCGCCAGCGTGAAGGAGGAGGTCGACCGGCTCAACGAGGAGGCCGAGCAGTCGATCGAGCGCTACAACGGCTTCCAGGAGAAGCAGCAGAAGCTCCAGGGCGAGGCGAGCCGGATCCAGGAGAAGGTGGCCCGGGGCCAGGACGCGATGAACGAGCTGCGTACCCAGCTCGGCGGCGTCGCGGCCGACCAGTACCGCAACGGCGGCATCGACCCGTCCGTGCAGCTGATGCTCGACTCCGACCCCGGCGCCTACCTGGCCCGGGCCGCCGCCCAGAACCAGGTCGTCGACTCGCAGGCGGCCCTGCTGCGCCAGGCCCTGGCCGAGCAGCGCCGGCTCGACCAGGACCGCGCCGAGGCCACCGCCACCCTCGGTCAGCTCGACCAGGCGGCCGCCGCGCTCGCGGGCGAGAAGAAGGCGGTCCAGGACAAGCTGGCCAAGGCCCAGGCGCTGCTCAACAGGCTCAGCGCCGCCGACCGGGCCAGGATCAACGCCCAGGAGGCGGCCGCCACCCGGGCCTCCCGCTCCGCCGCCGAGCGGCCCGACCCCGCCGTGCCCGCCTCCGGCCGCGCGGCCGCCGCGATCCGCTTCGCCTACGCGCAGCTCGGCAAGCCGTACGTCTGGGGCGCCACCGGCCCGTCCGGCTTCGACTGCTCCGGCCTCACCGGCGCCGCCTACCGCGCGGCCGACGTCAAGCTCCCGCGCGTCTCCCAGGCCCAGTGGAACGCCGGCGCCCGCGTCGCCCGCGCCGACCTCCAGCCGGGCGACCTGGTCTTCTTCTACGGCGACCTGCACCACGTCGGCCTCTACATCGGCGACGGGAAGATGATCCATGCCCCGCGCACGGGGAAGAACGTCGAGATCCTCCCGATCGACGCCATGCCCTACGTCGGCGCGGTCCGCCCCTGA
- a CDS encoding DHCW motif cupin fold protein translates to MDLTGFPFTATDWTRVAEERKPGERGEVTSRVQRFGDVRVRRVDYSPGYVADHWCRKGHVLFVLEGELVTTLDDGRVVVTGRGGSYQVADDAEAHRSSAPNGASLLIVD, encoded by the coding sequence ATGGACCTCACCGGTTTCCCCTTCACCGCCACCGACTGGACCCGGGTCGCCGAGGAGCGCAAGCCCGGCGAGCGCGGCGAAGTCACCAGCCGTGTCCAGCGGTTCGGGGACGTCCGGGTCCGGCGGGTCGACTACAGCCCGGGCTACGTCGCGGACCACTGGTGCCGCAAGGGGCACGTCCTGTTCGTCCTGGAGGGCGAGCTCGTCACCACGCTCGACGACGGCCGGGTCGTGGTGACCGGCCGGGGCGGCAGCTACCAGGTGGCCGACGACGCGGAGGCGCACCGCTCGAGCGCGCCGAACGGTGCCAGCCTGCTGATCGTCGACTGA
- a CDS encoding M56 family metallopeptidase: protein MTLALLALHLLLVGVLLPRRLAGSARLRARLQARPALGAALWLALMASFGTGLLLAAHHLVAPLGHEPAGLVGLFPHLEPAVAPHVHDRWVPVAAGGAVAAVTAVLAARAAGARRRHRRTLDLVATREPGLRLLVLEDPRPAVYCLPGRRARVVATRGAVDLLDERGLAAAVAHEYGHLRGRHHLVLLAADTFALLLGRLPLARLGRAEVALLLEMAADDAALARVTRAELAGALCALATTGPGPAPAALAAASTGVLARVQRLARPPAAPAPAYRLAALAAPLLPYLLACAPHP, encoded by the coding sequence GTGACCCTGGCCCTGCTGGCACTGCACCTGCTCCTGGTCGGCGTCCTGCTCCCGCGCCGGCTGGCCGGCTCGGCGCGGCTGCGGGCCCGGCTCCAGGCGCGACCCGCCCTCGGTGCGGCGCTCTGGCTCGCGCTGATGGCCTCCTTCGGCACCGGACTGCTGCTGGCGGCGCACCACCTGGTGGCGCCGCTCGGACACGAACCGGCCGGCCTCGTCGGACTGTTCCCGCACCTGGAACCGGCCGTCGCACCGCACGTCCACGACCGGTGGGTCCCGGTCGCGGCCGGCGGCGCGGTGGCGGCGGTCACCGCCGTGCTCGCCGCCCGGGCCGCCGGAGCCCGGCGACGGCACCGCCGGACGCTCGACCTGGTGGCCACCCGGGAACCGGGACTCCGGCTGCTCGTCCTGGAGGACCCGCGGCCCGCCGTCTACTGCCTGCCCGGCCGCCGGGCCCGGGTGGTGGCGACCCGGGGCGCCGTCGACCTGCTGGACGAGCGCGGGCTCGCCGCGGCCGTCGCCCACGAGTACGGGCACCTGCGCGGACGCCACCACCTGGTCCTGCTGGCCGCGGACACCTTCGCGCTCCTCCTCGGCCGCCTCCCGCTCGCCCGGCTCGGGCGGGCCGAGGTGGCGCTGCTGCTGGAGATGGCGGCCGACGACGCCGCGCTCGCCCGGGTGACCCGCGCCGAACTCGCGGGCGCGCTCTGCGCCCTGGCCACCACCGGGCCCGGACCGGCCCCGGCCGCCCTCGCCGCCGCGTCCACCGGCGTGCTCGCCCGGGTCCAGCGCCTCGCCCGGCCCCCCGCGGCCCCGGCGCCCGCCTACCGCCTGGCCGCCCTCGCCGCCCCGCTCCTCCCCTACCTGCTGGCCTGCGCCCCGCACCCGTGA
- a CDS encoding BlaI/MecI/CopY family transcriptional regulator — MRGLGDLEAEIMDRLWSWGRPATVREVVDDLRRQRPVAYTTVNTVADILNTKEWLRRTKVGRAWVYEPTCTRESYTAQLMHQALEGSPDRAGALLHFVDRISGDEATALLAALEQVKARDDER; from the coding sequence CTGCGCGGACTGGGTGATCTGGAGGCCGAGATCATGGACCGGCTCTGGTCCTGGGGCCGCCCGGCCACCGTGCGCGAGGTCGTCGACGATCTGCGGCGGCAGCGCCCGGTCGCGTACACCACCGTCAACACCGTCGCCGACATCCTGAACACCAAGGAGTGGCTGCGGCGGACCAAGGTCGGCCGGGCCTGGGTCTACGAACCGACCTGCACCCGGGAGTCGTACACCGCGCAGCTGATGCACCAGGCCCTGGAGGGCAGTCCGGACCGCGCCGGGGCCCTGCTGCACTTCGTCGACCGGATCAGCGGCGACGAGGCGACGGCCCTGCTCGCCGCACTGGAGCAGGTCAAGGCGCGGGACGACGAACGGTGA
- a CDS encoding TIGR01777 family oxidoreductase has translation MRIVIPGGTGQIGRVLDRALTADGHEVVLLTRRPRRDQEIFWDGRSLGRWTAAVDGADAVINLAGRSVDCRYTEENLRDMMDSRVHSTRAVGRAIAGARRPPRVWLQMSTATIYSHTYGAPHDEDTGVIGGEEPGVPAYWERSVRIARAWEREQTDAATPDTRRVALRCAMVMSPEAGGAFHQLVRLARTGLGGPVDGGGQYLSWIHDRDLVRSVRFLLDREDIAGPVNLAAPTPLPQRVFMQAIRRAKGIPVGLPATRWMAELGAFALRSDTELLLKSRAVAPGRLLAAGFGFEHPHWPAAATDLLRRMRS, from the coding sequence ATGAGGATCGTCATACCCGGTGGGACCGGCCAGATCGGGCGCGTCCTGGACCGCGCGCTCACCGCCGACGGCCACGAGGTGGTGCTGCTCACCCGCCGGCCCCGGCGCGACCAGGAGATCTTCTGGGACGGCCGCTCGCTGGGCCGCTGGACCGCCGCGGTCGACGGCGCCGACGCCGTGATCAACCTCGCCGGGCGCAGCGTCGACTGCCGCTACACCGAGGAGAACCTGCGCGACATGATGGACTCCCGGGTGCACTCCACCCGGGCCGTCGGCCGCGCGATCGCGGGCGCCCGGCGCCCGCCCCGGGTGTGGCTGCAGATGAGCACCGCCACCATCTACTCCCACACCTACGGCGCCCCGCACGACGAGGACACCGGCGTCATCGGCGGCGAGGAGCCCGGCGTCCCCGCGTACTGGGAGCGGAGCGTGCGGATCGCCCGCGCCTGGGAGCGCGAGCAGACCGACGCGGCCACCCCGGACACCCGGCGGGTCGCGCTGCGCTGCGCCATGGTGATGAGCCCGGAGGCGGGCGGCGCCTTCCACCAGCTGGTGCGGCTGGCCAGGACCGGCCTGGGCGGTCCGGTCGACGGCGGCGGACAGTACCTGTCGTGGATCCACGACCGGGACCTGGTCCGCTCGGTGCGCTTCCTGCTCGACCGGGAGGACATCGCCGGACCGGTCAACCTCGCCGCGCCGACGCCGCTGCCGCAGCGGGTGTTCATGCAGGCGATCCGGCGGGCCAAGGGCATCCCGGTGGGGCTCCCGGCCACCCGGTGGATGGCCGAACTGGGCGCGTTCGCACTCCGCTCGGACACCGAACTGCTGCTGAAGAGCCGGGCGGTGGCGCCGGGGCGGCTGCTCGCGGCCGGGTTCGGCTTCGAGCACCCGCACTGGCCCGCGGCCGCCACCGACCTGCTCCGGCGGATGCGCAGCTGA